TTGAAGGATCTGTATATTAACTCGGCCACGTAAGTGTCCCgttcattttcaatttgttgTTAGGGAGATCGGAACTGAATGCCATTGTCGCATATCATTCTTACGACAAGAGTATTGTTTCTCCTCTCTTCAGCCAGGTTGATGTTTCTGGAAACCGTAAGGCTGTGGTGATCCATGTTCCATACAGGTTGAGGAAGGCGTACCGCAAGATTCATGTTAGACTTGTGAGGGAGCTTGAGAAGAAGTTTAGCGGAAAGGTGAACACAGGACTTACTAGctgatttcaattttttttttttttttaacatggGCGTTACTGCTAGTTGATTGGAACCTCATTAATGGTTTTATGTCTTAGCTTCGGTGATGCTTATTGGTTATGGTATTAAAAATAGTCTTTGATTCAATTTTGTAAGCATTGAAATTTTGAGGACAAGAAGCCTGCTCTAGATAAATTCCTTATGAAGACCTATGTTTCCCGTTGAATGTTCACCTGAAGAAATCTGTGGACAGGATGTGGTTGTGATTGCCACCCGGAGGATATTGAGGCCTCCTAAGAAAGGTTCAGCCGTCCAGCGCCCCAGGAGCCGTACACTGACTTCTGTCCATGAAGCAATGCTCGAAGATGTCGTGCTGCCTTCTGAGATTGTGGGAAAGCGTGTCCGGTATAGACTTGATGGATCCAAGATCATGAAGGTAGGCAATTCTGTTTCAATTTGGAAGTTCTTacagatttttattttcagctCACATTAAATAGTAATGCTCTGTTACTCGTGCCAACATTTGCAGAAGCTGTTTCGCATTGTCAAAAAATTCTTTGCGTCTTATCACTGACGAATATGCCAATGTCATATTCTCATTTTTAGGTTTTCTTGGACCCGAAGGAGCGTAACAGCACAGAGTACAAGCTCGAGTCATTCTCTGCAGTGTACCGGAAGCTTGCCGGAAAGGACGTTGTGTTTGAGTACCCGATAACTGAAGTGTAGATCTCATAATTTTGTGGATCAACTTGATGGTCTCTCAGCTTCCAATCGTTATCTATTTTG
Above is a window of Punica granatum isolate Tunisia-2019 chromosome 7, ASM765513v2, whole genome shotgun sequence DNA encoding:
- the LOC116213490 gene encoding 40S ribosomal protein S7, with the protein product MYTSRKKIHKDKDAEPSEFEESVAQALFDLENTNQELKSDLKDLYINSATQVDVSGNRKAVVIHVPYRLRKAYRKIHVRLVRELEKKFSGKDVVVIATRRILRPPKKGSAVQRPRSRTLTSVHEAMLEDVVLPSEIVGKRVRYRLDGSKIMKVFLDPKERNSTEYKLESFSAVYRKLAGKDVVFEYPITEV